GCGTTTTAAATGGGAGAGCACCATCAGCACCATCATTCACACAGTACGAACAAGAAAGTTCTTTTTATATCCTTTTTAATTATTACCGGATTTATGATTGTCGAAGCGGTCGGTGGGGTGCTGACGAACAGTCTTGCGCTATTGTCTGACGCAGGCCATATGTTAAGCGACGCCGTTTCACTTGGAATTGCATTAATGGCCATCATTTTTGCACAAAAAGTCGCAAATGCCAGTAAAACTTTCGGCTATAAACGGATTGAAATATTAGCGGCTACTTTAAATGGACTGACGTTAATCATTATCGCCCTGTTCATTTTTTACGAAGCAATTGGACGTTTCATGAATCCTCCTGAAGTTGCTTCAACCGGAATGCTCATCATCAGCAGTATCGGATTGGCGGTAAATATTTTAGTTGCTTGGATTATGATGCGCGGTGCAGATACGAAAGATAATTTAAATATGAGAGGCGCATACTTGCATGTGATCAGCGATATGATCGGTTCAATCGGTGCCATTATTGCGGCTTTACTGATCCTGTTCTTTGACTGGGGATGGGCGGATCCATTGGCCAGCGTTTTTGTAGCCGCACTGGTGTTACGAAGCGGCTATCATTTAACGAAAGCGTCATTGCATATCTTAATGGAAGGGACACCTCAGGATGTAAAAGTCGATGAAATCATTCAAACAATTGAAAAATATGATGACATCAAAGCGCTACATGATCTGCATGTCTGGACAATTACGAGCGGATTAAATGCACTGTCTTGCCACATCGTTGTAAATGATGACCTGACGATTAAAGAAAGTGAGAAACTTTTAGATAAAGTCGAACATGATTTGCTTCATCAAAATATTCATCATGTTACGATTCAAGTAGAGACTCATTCGCATCAGCATGATCATTCGGTCTATTGTACAGCAAAGCAAGATGTAAGCCATCAACATCATCACCACCATTAATCAAATAAGCCTGGCGTAGAGGAGAAAAGAGTGTTTAATCGTATGACAATGGAAAAAAGAACCCAACATGAATTGGATGAAGAAACATTGTTTGTCGTTTCGCAAACGTTCAAGGCGTTAAGCGATCCGACACGAATTCGTATTTTAAACATGTTATGCTGTGAAGAACATTCGGTAAATGACATTGCGGAAAAGCTTGATTTGAATCAGTCGGCGGTTTCCCACCAATTGCGTTTTTTAAAGAACTTGCGATTAGTAAAGTTCAGGAGAGAAGGAACGACACTATACTATACAAGCGCAGACGACCATGTGATCAACTTGCTCCATCAGGCAATTGATCATGCCCATCATTAATAAAAATAATTAATAACACGTGAAAGTTTGTATGCCGAACTTTTACGTGTTTTTTCATTGGTTTCGCCATTTCATTTGTTTGGGTATATCTATAAACGGAAGTAGCAAAATAAAATCATTGTCCATGGAAGCTTATCGAATAATTCTAAAATACTGGAGGGATTTTACTATATGAAAGTTGTCGCAATTGTAGGAAGTATCCGCAAAGAATCATACAATCTAAAAATCGCAAAATATATTCAAGGACGTTATGCAGATAAATTTGATTTGGAAATTCTGGATTTGACTCCTCTGCCAATGTACAACCAGGACATTGAAATGGAAGCTCCTGAAGCTATCCATAACTTTAAGGCAAAAGTAAAAGCAGCAGATGCAGTCCTTTGGATTACTCCTGAATATAACTCTACAATACCCGGCGTTTTAGGAAATGCGATCGACTGGCTAAGTCGTGTGGACAAGGTAATGAACGGCAAGCCGTCGATCATAATGGGTTCATCAATGGGGATGTTAGGTTCTGTTAAAGCGCAAATGCATTTACGTGATATTTTATTTGCAGTCGGCTTAAATTCACCGGTATTACCTGGTAATGAAGTGTATATTGGAGCAGTCCATGAAAAAATCGATGCGCAAGGGCAGCTGACAGACGAAGCAACTATCGCATTTTTAGATGGTGTTATCGCAAACTTCATGGAATGGATGAAACAGTTTTAATATTGTGTGCACCTCTGTTAAAAAAGAGGTGTTTTTTTATGAAATCGGTTTATAGAAAGCGTGGAACTTTAGCGTGTGATTGAATTGCTGCGTTTTGTCAATTGATTAATGTTGCGAAAAAGTATGTTTTTTAGTGTGAGAAATCTCTCTAATTCCGCTTTTTTATTCACTATAGTTTTTTTCTATAAAAATTATAGGAAGTATCTAATGGACGAAAGACGAATCTCTCATTACAATGTA
This genomic window from Solibacillus sp. FSL R5-0449 contains:
- a CDS encoding cation diffusion facilitator family transporter; translation: MGEHHQHHHSHSTNKKVLFISFLIITGFMIVEAVGGVLTNSLALLSDAGHMLSDAVSLGIALMAIIFAQKVANASKTFGYKRIEILAATLNGLTLIIIALFIFYEAIGRFMNPPEVASTGMLIISSIGLAVNILVAWIMMRGADTKDNLNMRGAYLHVISDMIGSIGAIIAALLILFFDWGWADPLASVFVAALVLRSGYHLTKASLHILMEGTPQDVKVDEIIQTIEKYDDIKALHDLHVWTITSGLNALSCHIVVNDDLTIKESEKLLDKVEHDLLHQNIHHVTIQVETHSHQHDHSVYCTAKQDVSHQHHHHH
- a CDS encoding metalloregulator ArsR/SmtB family transcription factor produces the protein MTMEKRTQHELDEETLFVVSQTFKALSDPTRIRILNMLCCEEHSVNDIAEKLDLNQSAVSHQLRFLKNLRLVKFRREGTTLYYTSADDHVINLLHQAIDHAHH
- a CDS encoding NAD(P)H-dependent oxidoreductase, with the translated sequence MKVVAIVGSIRKESYNLKIAKYIQGRYADKFDLEILDLTPLPMYNQDIEMEAPEAIHNFKAKVKAADAVLWITPEYNSTIPGVLGNAIDWLSRVDKVMNGKPSIIMGSSMGMLGSVKAQMHLRDILFAVGLNSPVLPGNEVYIGAVHEKIDAQGQLTDEATIAFLDGVIANFMEWMKQF